A single region of the Thermovenabulum gondwanense genome encodes:
- a CDS encoding M20/M25/M40 family metallo-hydrolase, whose product MREYLINLVKKLTAQSSIVGTEGELEIAKIIYQELKGFDYFKKNPQNLRICDVRNDALRRKNVIAVVRGEKEKTSDTVILIGHMDTVGIEDYGNLKDYALNPDELKEKLLSKNLDEETKRDIYSEDWLFGRGIFDMKAGLAVEIGLLKFITENIKDFRGNIVFLAVADEEGNSKGVLSAVEDLLNLQKEYGFNYIAVLDTDYMAPKFTGDEKKYIYIGTVGKLLPCFYIYGRETHVGQAFEGLDANLLASEILKEVDLSFELSDVVENEASLPPISLALKDLKREYSVQTVNEAYIYLNYSTHISTPDKVMEKLKEKAYKAFNNAINKLNEEYEKYCRAAGLPFKKLPFEAKVLTFDEMYSEVKKETGGRIDEILSKKKKELLEQAVDERIYSLEIVREVHKNWSYKMPSVVLYFSPPYYPHIYVKSEDEKGERLITAIKKAVEKVKLQYDYNFEVKKFYPYISDLSYFALPGEREAIKVLTKNMPGYGEIYSLPVESIQKLNLPVANIGPFGKDAHKFTERLNITYSFEVLPELIELVIKNLFGN is encoded by the coding sequence ATGAGGGAGTATCTTATAAACCTGGTAAAAAAACTTACAGCCCAGAGCAGTATAGTGGGCACGGAGGGCGAACTGGAAATAGCTAAAATTATTTACCAGGAGCTGAAAGGTTTTGATTACTTTAAAAAAAATCCCCAGAATTTAAGAATATGTGATGTGAGAAATGATGCACTTAGAAGGAAAAATGTAATTGCTGTGGTAAGGGGTGAAAAAGAAAAGACCAGCGATACGGTAATACTAATAGGCCACATGGATACTGTAGGCATAGAAGATTACGGTAATTTAAAGGACTATGCCCTTAACCCCGATGAGCTAAAAGAAAAACTACTATCAAAAAACTTGGATGAAGAAACCAAAAGGGATATATATTCGGAGGATTGGCTTTTTGGAAGAGGCATTTTTGATATGAAGGCGGGATTAGCTGTAGAAATAGGACTGTTAAAATTTATTACGGAAAATATAAAAGATTTCAGGGGGAATATTGTATTTCTTGCGGTAGCGGATGAAGAAGGCAATTCAAAAGGAGTATTATCAGCGGTGGAGGATTTATTGAACCTGCAAAAGGAATACGGCTTTAATTATATAGCCGTGCTGGATACCGATTATATGGCTCCTAAGTTTACTGGAGATGAAAAAAAATACATTTACATAGGTACTGTAGGAAAACTTTTGCCGTGTTTTTATATATACGGAAGGGAAACCCATGTAGGGCAGGCTTTCGAGGGATTGGATGCAAACCTTCTGGCTTCAGAAATACTTAAAGAAGTGGATCTTTCCTTTGAATTATCCGATGTGGTAGAAAACGAAGCTTCCCTTCCACCTATCAGTTTAGCTTTAAAAGATCTGAAAAGAGAATACTCTGTCCAGACCGTAAACGAAGCTTATATTTATTTAAATTATTCTACTCATATAAGTACGCCCGATAAGGTCATGGAAAAATTAAAAGAAAAAGCTTACAAAGCTTTTAACAATGCTATTAATAAATTAAACGAAGAATACGAAAAATACTGCCGGGCGGCGGGCTTACCCTTTAAAAAACTTCCCTTCGAAGCTAAGGTATTAACCTTCGACGAAATGTACAGCGAAGTGAAAAAAGAGACAGGAGGCAGAATCGATGAAATTCTAAGTAAAAAAAAGAAAGAACTTTTAGAGCAGGCGGTCGACGAGAGAATTTACAGCCTGGAAATTGTCAGGGAAGTACATAAAAACTGGTCATATAAAATGCCCTCCGTGGTGTTGTATTTTTCTCCACCTTATTATCCTCACATTTACGTAAAATCGGAGGATGAGAAGGGGGAAAGGTTGATAACAGCAATAAAAAAGGCGGTTGAAAAAGTAAAATTACAATATGATTATAATTTTGAAGTTAAAAAGTTTTATCCGTATATTTCCGATCTCAGTTATTTTGCACTGCCCGGGGAAAGGGAAGCCATAAAAGTGCTTACAAAAAATATGCCGGGGTATGGAGAAATATACTCTCTTCCTGTAGAATCTATACAGAAACTAAATCTTCCTGTAGCAAATATAGGTCCATTCGGCAAGGATGCACACAAATTTACGGAAAGGTTAAACATTACCTATTCCTTTGAAGTGTTACCGGAACTTATCGAGCTGGTAATAAAAAATCTATTCGGTAACTAA
- a CDS encoding GTP-binding protein, which produces MGAAGRDFHVFNTYFRNNEQYEVVAFTATQIPNIEGRKYPSDLAGDLYRDGIPIYPEEQLERLIKNFNIHEVIFAYSDVSHEEVMHKASRALSAGADFKLLGPKSTMLESVKPVVSVCAVRTGVGKSQTTRKVCKVLKDMGKKVVAIRHPMPYGDLSKQICQRFASYEDLDFHKCTIEEREEYEPHIDMGIVVYAGVDYEVILREAEKEADIIVWDGGNNDFPFYRSDLHIVLVDPHRPGHEMKYHPGETNLRMADVLVINKIDTASPEGIDAVRKSIEAVNPKAMVVEAASPIFVEDPEKIKGKRVLVIEDGPTLTHGEMTYGAGYVAAKKYGASEIVDPRKYSVGSIKDTYEKYKHLSLILPAMGYGEEQMRELQETINNCDCDTVIIGTPIDLTRIIKINKPAVRVKYRLQEIGEPTLEQILKRFE; this is translated from the coding sequence ATGGGAGCAGCGGGAAGGGACTTTCACGTTTTCAACACCTATTTCAGGAACAATGAACAATATGAAGTGGTGGCATTTACCGCAACTCAAATACCGAATATTGAAGGGAGGAAGTATCCTTCTGATCTGGCGGGAGATTTATACAGGGATGGAATTCCCATATATCCTGAAGAACAGTTAGAAAGACTTATTAAAAATTTTAATATCCATGAAGTGATTTTTGCCTACAGCGATGTATCCCATGAGGAAGTTATGCATAAGGCCTCAAGGGCTTTAAGCGCAGGAGCGGATTTCAAGCTTCTTGGGCCTAAAAGCACCATGCTTGAGTCTGTAAAACCGGTAGTTTCCGTTTGTGCTGTAAGAACGGGGGTGGGGAAGAGTCAAACAACCAGGAAGGTTTGCAAAGTTTTAAAGGATATGGGTAAAAAAGTTGTGGCTATAAGACATCCCATGCCCTACGGGGATTTATCCAAACAGATTTGCCAGAGATTTGCCTCCTATGAGGACCTGGATTTCCATAAATGTACCATTGAAGAAAGAGAGGAATACGAGCCCCACATCGATATGGGCATAGTGGTTTACGCTGGAGTGGATTACGAAGTGATTTTAAGAGAGGCGGAAAAGGAAGCGGATATTATTGTCTGGGATGGCGGCAACAACGATTTTCCCTTTTACAGGTCGGATCTTCACATCGTATTGGTGGATCCTCACCGGCCGGGACATGAAATGAAATACCATCCCGGCGAAACCAACTTGAGGATGGCCGATGTTCTGGTAATAAATAAAATAGATACCGCTTCGCCGGAGGGAATAGACGCGGTAAGAAAGAGCATAGAAGCGGTAAATCCCAAGGCAATGGTGGTGGAGGCTGCTTCGCCCATTTTTGTGGAAGATCCGGAAAAGATTAAAGGTAAAAGGGTGCTGGTAATTGAAGATGGTCCCACCCTGACCCACGGGGAAATGACTTACGGGGCGGGATATGTTGCCGCCAAAAAATACGGCGCTTCCGAGATAGTAGACCCCAGAAAATACTCCGTAGGAAGCATAAAAGACACCTACGAAAAATACAAGCACCTTTCCTTAATTCTTCCCGCTATGGGCTACGGTGAGGAGCAAATGAGGGAACTGCAAGAAACGATAAATAATTGCGATTGTGATACCGTTATTATCGGAACTCCTATAGACCTTACAAGAATAATAAAAATAAATAAACCTGCCGTGAGGGTAAAGTATAGATTGCAGGAGATAGGAGAACCCACATTGGAACAGATTTTAAAAAGATTTGAATAA
- a CDS encoding Spy/CpxP family protein refolding chaperone, giving the protein MKKKLLVMGILLVFILSAASLAYAFPGYGLGKGQAFKDLNLTDEQIKKITDIRTQYFDKMLTLRNDLAKLNFELRNLYLQNNPDQKLIDDKISKIKELKDKMLSLKQEEFEKIKGVLTTEQLSKLQNQQGLPGGIRGKAGRGFGVKGFGRGFCPLY; this is encoded by the coding sequence TTGAAGAAAAAACTGCTTGTAATGGGGATTCTGTTGGTTTTCATCCTGAGCGCTGCTTCCTTAGCATATGCATTCCCCGGATATGGTTTGGGAAAAGGCCAGGCTTTTAAGGACCTGAATCTCACCGATGAACAGATTAAAAAAATAACGGATATTAGAACTCAATACTTTGACAAAATGCTTACCCTTAGAAACGATTTAGCTAAATTGAATTTTGAGCTCAGAAATCTTTACCTGCAAAATAACCCGGATCAGAAATTAATTGACGATAAAATATCAAAAATTAAAGAGCTCAAGGATAAAATGCTTTCTTTAAAACAGGAAGAATTTGAAAAAATAAAAGGAGTTTTAACTACAGAACAGCTTTCAAAGCTTCAAAACCAGCAAGGCCTACCCGGGGGAATTAGAGGAAAGGCAGGAAGAGGTTTTGGAGTTAAAGGTTTCGGCCGCGGTTTTTGTCCCTTGTATTAA
- a CDS encoding ECF transporter S component, which yields MSGNVKKVIYMALFISLSYLGANIKMLSPTGTVALDSMPGFLAALVIGPVSGAFCAFLGHIFTSLLSGFPLTFPLHLLIGVEMGIFACIFGKVYKKNSLIGDAAGILLNGIIAPASFIPLKGFGIPFFLAMVFPLLFASFINIILADLVFRGLKKLSGDKSVF from the coding sequence ATGTCAGGTAATGTCAAAAAAGTAATTTACATGGCCTTATTTATTTCATTAAGCTACTTGGGGGCAAATATAAAAATGTTAAGCCCAACGGGCACCGTAGCCTTAGATTCCATGCCCGGGTTTTTAGCAGCTCTGGTTATCGGCCCCGTTAGCGGAGCCTTCTGTGCGTTTTTGGGGCATATATTTACAAGCCTTCTTTCTGGTTTCCCCCTTACCTTTCCGTTACACCTTTTGATAGGAGTAGAAATGGGTATTTTTGCCTGTATATTTGGAAAGGTATATAAGAAAAACAGTTTAATCGGAGATGCAGCGGGCATATTGTTAAACGGAATTATCGCGCCTGCCAGTTTTATCCCCCTTAAAGGATTCGGGATTCCTTTCTTTTTAGCCATGGTATTCCCACTGCTTTTTGCATCATTTATAAATATCATTCTTGCCGATTTAGTGTTCAGAGGATTAAAAAAGCTGTCGGGTGATAAAAGTGTCTTCTGA